The DNA sequence CAACCAAGATTTGCTTTATAAGGACGCTGCTAACATCTGTCCTCATTTTATCAAGGACCCCGTGAAAGGGAAGCAGGAACTCAGCGACCTATGAATACGACTCGTAAAACCTTTCCAACCTTGAACTTTGGAAACGCACGCTTTCCCTCTTCCAAACGGTCGAGAACTAGTGCAGAGTACAGACAAACCAAGACCAAGAAAAAAGGCCAAGCCATCGAATGGTAATCCTGGTCTTATTTGTGGCCTCACAAAGGGACTAAGAGAGTGATACCTTGGATGAACTTACAATTCAAATTTCTAACCTCACAGAAGGATATGGTGGGGACAGCAACTGTACCCTTAACAAATCAAGATGCCCGTAGGGCAATCCCCACATCGGAAATTGCTAATACCAACACTCAAGTACCTGGGAATGGGATTCGGTGGGCAACCCCAACCAACTGGTCCCAGGGATTGAAGCCAACAGCCCAGAAATCTATAGATTCGATACCACTCTTGGAACGTTTCCAGCCCTTTTACTTGTACACTTCCCTTCCCTTCTTCCGAAGGGTAAAAATATTAAGTGCATGGTAAACGATATAATAAGAGCAATATTAAAGGGTCACTCCATTGTCATCCTAATACTCTGAAAGACATGTATATCCaactttcattaaaaataattcaagcaAGTAGAAGCATATCTTTTTGCATTACGATCCATACCATGAAGGTATGCTGGCATCCATGCAATTGTAAATTTTCATTTGAGATTACTGAAATAAGTCCATCTCCATGATtcaattttattctcttttcacAAAATTCTAACCAAACTCGGCGTCTCCAAGAGTTGTTTATGAAAGACTTCGCATAAAATTTCTCCAAAACAGTAGacatgaaagaaacaaaaagattaaACCTCAAACTATTGCATCAACCGCTCCCTCCTCATGGAGCAACATCTGATCGAAGTGCCAGACACCTGAAAATCCACAGATCAGCCATTTCAGAAACCAGCAAGTtgataagagaagaaaaatgcaatTTAAGTTATACGATGGTGAAAGGAAGACTTGGTGtgaaataaataacaatgaGAAGTGCACTCAGGAATCCATACCATGTCCTTTGCCCACTCTTCTTAACTGAGCAACATATTCAGAAATTTTCTTGATGGCTTCAACCTGGAAAGGAAACAACCATCATGAATGCAACAACCGTTCCCTTAGACTGTGAAGAACAAATTTCATACAgagaaaaattttgtttacctgCTCACTTAAAAACTCGCTTTCAACAAAATCTATCAACTGAACATCGTTTTTCAGTGAAGCCACCTATGCATCAAAGTTAAAAAAGCATAAATTAAACGAATgcatacaaaataaaacaaagctCGTAAAAACTCAAACTAAGCAAACGAGTAGGAAGAAATGTATTACTCTGTGTAAGTTCAGGAGTTTTTCATTTGTAAGCTTCTCTAGAGACAATGCAAGCTCCATGGCTGAATCAAGAAAATAGACAAAATTAGTGCTTGAAAACAACTCATTACcataagaatttaaaacctTAGATGCATGTAAGTCCTATCTACAATTAGTACTACAATTTCATTCAAGAAACTATCAACAATATTTTTGTAAGTCAAAATTATAACAAGTGCAGAGGGACAAATTTTACCCTAATCTTCCATATGTCGGTAATATGTGTACCTATTTTAAAGTTTAGATGCCGTTGGATATTATCCTTGGCTTCCTTTGTAGTAATGTGCATGCAAACTTGGCATCTAATGATATTATCTGTCTATTTCATTTAAGCCAATGtaatttataatgatattatttgtctattttcttttagcCAATGTAGTTTTTAGCATCTAATGAGATATTATTTGTCTATTTTCTTTAAGCCAATGTAATTTACAATTGTATGCACATTACTACAAATGAAGCCGAAGATAATATTCCATGGCAACTGATCTAAACTTTAAAAGAGGTACGCATATTACAGACATATGGAAGATTAGGGTAAAAGTTGTCCCTTTGCACTTGTAATAATCTTGACTTGCAAAAATAGTGTACATAGTTTCTTCAATGGATTGTAGTATTAGTTGTTCAACACCAAGGGTAAAATGCACAAGGATGAGAAAAATCTAAGTCCAATTGATCTCTTCAAATCTTAATCATTATGTTTAATGAAATAACTCAGAGTTTACCACCTTGACATTTCTCGCTTTAGTagtctttaattttttcttactttctaTTCTGTGCAATAACTTCAGGCATTAGATTGTGTAATTAAAAGGAGGGGGGGAACAAATCGGATCCTCTCAATTTTAGTATTTCACTTCGAAATGGATTATATATCCCTTTAGGGTTTTTCTATCATTgtgtttataatattaattataaaggaCAAAAATATCTAACATTAAATAACCTCTCCTGCAGAAAATGGAtgaatgattaattataaaGGACAAAAATATCTAACATTAAATAACCTCTCCTGCAGAAAATGGATGAATGAAGAAATCTTTAGACCTGATGATAGTTGGCATCACCATAAAATAGGGGCCCATGAAACTCACCATATAACGCATCTCCCTTCTCCGCATGATCGTACTCAGAGAGAGGCATCACTATATGTTGCAGCTTCACTCTTCCACCACGTTTGTTCTGAGCATTtcccaaaataaacaaaacccaCGAGTCagattaacaaaaataaaaacgcaaaagaaatcaaatctcaactcatctcaactcatcattacaactttttcaactcatcttaactcatctcaactcatctcaactcatcattacaactttttcaaatctcaatacaaaatataataaacaattcaattttttcaaatcccaaaataataataatattaaaaaataatattctaataatattttatcatctcaactcaactcaactcaactcactccaacatccaaacacaacctaaaaggTATCAATAGCAATATAAAGTTAAGAGCAGTGCTACGGATCAGCCACTCCACTATTCACGGCTGATCCGTAGCACACGTTAAGTGTCtactcctctttttttttttgaaaaatgctatgcatcagccccacaccagcacacacttcacatcactttttttttttttttacactcaataggttgagtgtgtgctggtgtgggactgatgcaaatatttttcttttttttttccaaaacgcACCAGACCTTCtaccctttctctctctcatcttggctctctctctcctcgactctctctctcatcgtccaTCAGTTGTCACTCGGATCCGTCTCACTCTCAACTCACTcaatgaaacggtgcgtttgctGCCACGTCAGGTGTGCGCCGGATGTAGCGAAACAGTGAacttatcccaaaaaaaaaagtgatgtgaagtgtgtgctggtgtggggctgatgcatagcatttcccgcTATGCATCAGCACACACttaacctattgagtgtaaaaaaaaaaaaatgatgtgaagtgtgtgctggtgtgggacTGATGTATATTTCCCTTTCTAAAGTTAATGTTAGCACCTGATATTCCATCAATTTCTCCGCATGTTCCCTTTCTTCTTCACTCGATTCCTTGAAAAACCTATTCACAAAATATCGCATGACtcagatttgaaaaaactttgaaACAGAAAACTGCAAATGAGCTAGAGTGTGtaaaaacaacaattaaaagaaagaaaattaaaattacctGGCAAGACCCTTCAGCGCAACGTTGTCCCTATCGAAGTAGGCGTACATGGCATGATAAACATACGAGACATTGTATTCCACACTTCCAtcacaacaaataaaaagattGCAAATCAGAATTAGAAAGAACCACTACCGGGTTAAACAAAAGCAACCAGTGAATCCACAAACATATAACAAGATTAAGCGACGGAAATTACTTGATCTGCTCGTTAACCGCGGACTCGCACTCGTCCAAGTACTTCTGTCGAGCGAGAGAGACCTGTGGGACGGTGGGGACGAGATCGAGCTCCTTCTTGACCTCTTCGAAGGGCTCGAATACGACACCGGTGAGCGGCCTATTGTTCGCACCCTTTGAAGCCGCGCAAACGGAAAAGCCGTTGTGTTTCTTGGCAGTAGAAAAGCGGAGGCTCGAGGCCAGAGAAGCGGAATAtttgagaggagaaaaagaattCGAAGACTGAGATGAAACAGAGGAAGGCAGAGGACCCAGAGCTTCTCCATGAGGAGAGTTCAAGACAGAGAAGTCAGGGGCAGCCCTGAGCATCATGGTGTAGAGGAGCAGAAACAGAGAGAATTCAGGTACCGTGCGAGCGAGTGACGAATTTGGAAGGAAAGACGGAAATGAGAGAGTGTGTGTGGTGGTGGTGAGTCACGAGGGAAGAATGGAGGCTGTTATACGAATGACGCCTGGCGGATGAGACTGAAATGCGGAAGCGGGCGCGTGGCCTGCTCGTGGTCTAACCTGGTTTTATGGACCTCTAGGAATCCGAAGAAAATTTATCTGGACTTTTGCGTCCGGGTAGGGTGGTTGAAAATTAGGACGGTTGATTGTGAAGTGaaattaaatgagttaaaattatctgtgaataataaaatttataaataaaattatttataaataatagtaaaatttatgaattaaaatttataaataatatttagatatcTCTCATTTCAAATAGGTTCTTGTTCTATCTAATTATTTAATctatattttgttctttttataaatatatataaaaactattaaTAGTATTAAGattctatatattttaagttatttaataTGAGAGTAGtactatttgaatatttttatatcatatattaatatgatttaatttataagatttaattttttaaatttatcatttaaattaaacgacactataatatttttttttaaagcgctATAACATCCTATTTGATAGAAGAGAAATGTTATAAAGAGACTTTATTCtgcacatttttatttattaatatgtaatttattatttttattattttatcttaatatttaaatatgtatgtatttaaataaaataataataaataataaattaaatattagataaaattatgtaatgtaagatttatatatcgaattttttctatatggaatgattatttttaagataaaatatatttacaatcgtaaattatataattattataaaaaaatcaataaaataaaaaaattatagaaaataaattatttttttaaaaataattatgtaatatttacgtatgtagaattattcctattttaattaattatatgatgtAAAATGGACGGGTGCTGATGCCAGGCAAGTTTGTGTGGCCCACCTGTCCGGCCCACCACACTAATTGACACCGCCACCAACTGATGTGGGCCTGAATTATAGATATTGTCAGCCATAGAAAAAATTGTCTGGAAGTTTGTAGAAGTGATGTATTTGatgtattaataaaaaataatttgtgaataaaatatttcaaaatttaatacaaGTTTAATAGGAGAGTAActataatgaataataataggTTTACTGTCATCtaatcactttttttattattttatagtgtatttaaatttttatttatttttaaaataatattatatacaattatgaAGTATAGAAATACTGTGCAATTgttataaaaaagagtaaagttttctattaacaaattattatttttatataaatatcgtatttatttatttttttaaaagtagttgTGCAGTACTTGTGTATTcacaactgcaactatcatttcttttttttattattttcttttaagtatttttttaatatccttaatcattaaaaaaaaattaaaaatatatatataactttactaat is a window from the Juglans regia cultivar Chandler chromosome 7, Walnut 2.0, whole genome shotgun sequence genome containing:
- the LOC108991900 gene encoding ferritin-3, chloroplastic, with the translated sequence MMLRAAPDFSVLNSPHGEALGPLPSSVSSQSSNSFSPLKYSASLASSLRFSTAKKHNGFSVCAASKGANNRPLTGVVFEPFEEVKKELDLVPTVPQVSLARQKYLDECESAVNEQINVEYNVSYVYHAMYAYFDRDNVALKGLARFFKESSEEEREHAEKLMEYQNKRGGRVKLQHIVMPLSEYDHAEKGDALYAMELALSLEKLTNEKLLNLHRVASLKNDVQLIDFVESEFLSEQVEAIKKISEYVAQLRRVGKGHGVWHFDQMLLHEEGAVDAIV